The nucleotide sequence gtatagagataggtagacagacaggcagatagacagacagatggatggatagatagatgatagatagatagaaacatATAggtatacagacagatagatactgtagatagatacatacagaaagaaagattgacagacagagatagatataaatactgtagatatagatagatagttggagtggtggtggtgtagtgggctaaagcacataaccagtaatcagaaggtcactggttcgatccccacagccgccaccaccattgtgtttttgagcaaggcacttaactccaggttgctctggggggattgtccctgtaaaaagtgcactgtaagtcactttggataaaagcatctgccaaatgcatacaatttaaaaaaaaaataaaatagttagacagacatacagagattcgaagacagacagacattgttGTTAGTACATGATAATTAATGTAGTTTACTTACGTTAAcattacaaccttattgtaaattgttgctTTTTTACTTGGCTCCCTTGCACTTGTCCTGCCAAAATTTGCTTTCATAATATTCTGCTTTTTTGGGTTCAGTGAATGTGGCATGTATTGATTTATTGAGCAGATGAATTACTGTACTTTAACAAAGTGCACAATCCTGTGAGCCTGTCAAAAGTTTTAGCTATTTCTCTGTGACTCAAGCTTGGTGACCTTTAGTGACCACTTCAGTTTTCTCTGAATGCTGCAAACACAGGAGCGCCTAGCATGTCGACGAGGGACTTGAAAACTAAGAAACCCCCTCTGATCTCCAGATTAACAATGCAAACTGTGCCATGTGACCGGGTCATTCTTGTGAGCTGGTGCTTTCTGTATTATTGCTGCTATACATATGCAGATTCTTATAATTACCAGCATGCTGACTCGCTGTTTGCCATAATCGTGACTTTTCTTTTATCCGCAGGGCTTAAAGGACACGCTAGCGGCAGCACCAATGGCCCTAGCTACACTTTTCATGGCGATCCTCACGCCATGTTCGCGGAGTTCTTTGGTGGACGTAGCCCGTTTGATCAGTTTTTCACATCTGCTGGGGGTGCAGGTGATGATATGGACATTGATGACCCATTTGCGGCATTTGGGATGGGTGGAATGGGTGGCTTCCCCAGATCCTTCAAGTCCCGGGTAGCGGGTGCACAAGGGGGCCGGGAAAAGAAGAAAGACCCCCCCGTGGTGCATGAGCTGAAGGTGAGCCTTGAAGAAGTGTTCTCAGGTTGCACAAAAAAGATGAAGATCTCGCGGAAGAGGTTGAACCCAGACGGCTGCACTGTGCGCACAGAGGACAAGATCCTCACTGTGAATATAAAACGTGGCTGGAAGGAGGGGACTAAGATTACCTTTCCCAAAGAGGGAGACGAGACGCCCACCAACATCCCTGCTGACATAGTGTTTGTGGTAAAGGACAAGACGCACCTAGTTTTTCGGAGAGATGGCTCTGACATCATCTACGCTGCAAAGATATCCCTCAGAGACGTGAGTGTCTAATGCTGCAAGATAAAGTTACTTAAGTTACAGTATCATACACCAGTCAACTtctgttaaagtgatagttcacccaaaaatgaaaattctgtcttcagaGTTGTttcaagcctgtatgactttctttttaccgtgaaacacaaagggagatgttaggaaAAACTTTAAGGACTGACAGCTTCCGttgtcattcactttcattgcatggaaagaAGATGCAATGAAGGTGAATGTTGATTGactcattctgcctaacatcttattttgtgatCCACGGACATACACTGTACTTAACAAGCATCTTGTTCAGTCCGTTGTGTATGAGAAACACAATAACACGTCCTGGAGAAGGATGGAGCTGCTGGCCGAGCTCCAAAAATGGGTGggagctccaaaccaccagcaaAGAAACCTATCACTTTCCCTCACGAAGTATAGGTCCCTGTGAAACAAATATGGGTGTTCCCCCATCAGACGGCAGTTTAAATACACCCACTGATTGGAAACACACatatttgttctgcagagacaccaGTCTCTCCCAAGCCGTGAGTGGAAGTGCCcccatagtaaaagtaatccataagactccagtggttaaatcaatgtcttccaaAGCAATACGATCGcattgggtgagaaacggatcaatatttaaatactttttcactataattgtttacttccgtTCACTCTCCAATGCACATTCATGAGAGGACCGAGTTCAGACAGCCTCTCACGTGACATAATCACGGTATACCGTATTACAGAATACCGGCACATGTCTAAACAAATGAGTCATGAGTTACAATGATTCAAGAGTTCACTTCTTGTAGATACCTGGCAACCATTAATCTTGTCATTTTAATTATCCTGCAAATTGCACGAATAATAATTAATACTCATTAAAACAGCTCTAATTGTGAGGTGGGGCTGCTGTACATAGATTTGCAAATATTAGGTTAATAATTGCTCTCTTCTTTtgtctccctctttctttctttctttcatgctcATTTACCATTGCTTGGCAGGCTCTATGTGGCTGCACCATCAGTGCTCCCACCCTGGATGGTAGATCTGTCACCGTGACATCACGTGACGTCATCAAACCTGGCATGAAGAAGAGGATTGTCGGAGAGGGACTCCCACTGTCCAGATGTCCTGAGAAGAGAGGAGACATGGTGCTAGAGTTCATAGTGAAATTTCCAGACAAGTTAGCACCGAGTGCTCGTGAAGTTTTGGTTCAGATCCTGCCGCCTTGAACGCTGCAATCTTTAGAGGAGAGAATACAGCCAATGCGATTAGAGTCCAGACAGATTGTGTGATTGGGCCCGTTGAATTCACTAGTTATTGAACCTGAAAGCACCAGTGAGAAATATACCAATATGTCAAGCTCTGAGAAGCATAATAGAGCTCCAGTATATTCATTTATATCCCCATTAGTTATTAATGCAGTGCACTTTTCCAAATCACTGTgaatcatttcagaagacatatattgaCTCAGACACAGTTTTGCAGTACCTCAGAGTCAATGCTCATGTTTGCATTTCCCTGTTTTACGGCTTCGGGTTCCCTTCCCCCGaatatatgtttgttttcttttattaaatttattCAAATTTTAGACTCCATCACAATTTTACCATTTTACCATCTCTTTTCTTTCAAGCAGGTTTGGGCAAATTTCAGAACTTAGGAATCATCTAATTTTCAATTCCTGTGTTGGAATTTGAATTGGATTTGCCACATCTCACAGGATGTTGAATGGGAAACTTAATCAGAATGACAAGAAGAGGAAATCCTACTGAATTTTAATTCAAGGAATTTCAACACAATAGACTAGGGgttttcagagagagaaaaagtgtttaaaaatgactgaatttgatGTTATTGCTCTCTTTCCAAAGCCTGGTcagaaatcatgagattaatcatgattattttatcCTATTGAGTGACCTCCTTCAACAGTAAGAAATGAAAACATCTTCATATAattttgtgaaatttaaataagaaAATGTTTATATTCATGGTTTATATGTCTAACATAAAATAGACACACAGTtaccaaataaaatgtaaataatttccagataatatttattatttctaATGGCTTTTGTACAATgacaatatattattattgttaaactTATAATAAGCCACTTATTTAATATCACAAACAGCATGTTGTCTTTATAATGTCACACGTATACACACAGAATACATTGGTCTTTATACATTAAATAATAGTTGCCTTTAAGATTTAAGAAGGGGGTCCCTCACCAGGGGATCATTATATTTGTGGTCTTTgccatcaaaaagtttgaaaatatgTGTAATGGACAGAGAAGCTCCATTAGTCCAACACGACAGCAAAACTGACAAAAACAGGTGACTGtattaaaattgcttaaaaactaAATTTACTGAATTACATGTACATTAATTTGATCCCATCTTAATTCTATTTTGTAAAGTTTGAATTAGAATTCTGCATCCTGGTTCCTAAATGGATTGAAATTCAATAGAAAATCAGAAATGTAATTTGAAATTAAAAGCAATTCtcaattcaattctgaatggCACACAACCCTGCTTTCAAGGAATCATCTCCTCTTAACATATAGGTTGTATACATTCTTgagatgtgtgcgtgtgtgtgtgcggttgtgAGTGTGTGAACGCCCATTGATGAGGCTACATGTAACTAAGATGCAGCTATAGAGCTGGTTTAGATTAGGGATGGGCATGATTACCATTATCTGTGCTTGGTCCTCCTGGGACTTCACGATGGCCCTTGAGTATTTTTATAACAGTGCTTCCAGAGCTCTCTTTGTTATGATGCAGAGAAAGCATGCTTATTCCCTGCTAGGAGTGACAGAGATCTGTATATCATCAGTGTGAACTTGAGCACTTCAAGTCAACATTAAATCATTTTTGACCTTCTTTACTTTATTAATTCATATTCCTGGCCTCATTGTGCAATAtccatcagtgcacattattaaaagtattattattattttacttttgtaatctttcatcaaaatgtaataaattgctcTGCATGTGAAAAGACAAATTTTTTGCTGATGTTACAATCGCATTTATTTTTCAACTCCTCCCCCTCCAATCACTCTAACATGCGTTCAGTAACACTTCCTTAAATTGTCCAGTCAGTTCCCTAAgcattaaatacaattttcaaaTATTCACTCAGAAGTGTCAGATAATGCAATTAAAATGGTTTGCGAAaggcatttcatgttgactttaaccccAGGCATTAAAAGTACTTGTTTGTTACAGAAGTCACCAAGTTACTAAGGACATGTAGCTTTAAAGGGgacatgacatgcctttttttttttttttttgtatgttcttTATGGTTCACTTGTAAAGTGAagttttttgtacaaaaaaacagtcatatatttgtaaaacatgatcattttccacctcTATTCTGACCCTTTGTCacactctgttttggtgctgcttctcctttaagactagacagtaaacacccactgttctgattggctgtctgctcttgactgatcttatctctccttgccatctcactgctcaccgctactgggcggggctacagaagtgataaggtaaagtagatGTGTTGTTGAAGggagtcagatgcaaatgtctaccacagtgtgacatcacaatgtggaggaagtagagaaagaGTCGTTtcggcagcttggtttcaacaaatgctcgtTTTGCAGGAAgcagaaagttttgagttctgaaacttacattatgtttttatattaaaataacctCTGATATCTGAAAAGATCACGGAAAATTCCTCATATCATGGCCCCTTTCATTTCTAATGGCTAATATGCAAATATTCAATTGATATTGAGTGCTGGTTTGTGGGATTGTACAGTTCATTTCTTTAGATTAACACTAGAAAATATCAAAACACAACTTAAACCTGTTGCTTGTAAATGTTATCGCTTAAAATGAAATCATGATTATTAGTGTGTGAATATTTCCATATGTTATTCTGCTCATAAATGATGTTAAGAAGAGCATAATGTATAGCGTTGAAATGGTGGCTGTTTAATAGATCATTTTGGATAATGCATTCTAGAACTGCCTGATCTTCAACATGACTTTATAAGAAATTACAGTACTTGTGCCAAACGTGACCTGGGTATGCAGAAAAAATTACGAGGAGATTGAAATTTACTGAAAAGGGTTTTGGGTTAAATTTCAGGTGCCAATTacttaaaaagaaaatgtttttcaaataaaagCACTTTGTACATCTGTTCTTTTTTTAGTGAATTTGTATGACATGCTTGACAACTCTTTACTCCCTCACGTAATTGTTTTTAGGTGCTGCAATTAAAGGCTTTTCAATTGCTGTCTTGTAATAAGTATTTATCTGTATGTCTTAATTATTGTTAAACATGAATCAAGTTATTAGTATTGCAACTTTTAGCCTGAAGTTTTATCCGCTCCGTACTTGAGTTACTTTAATCTTCTATTAATTGAATTATCTGTAAACAATCACGGCTCTCAAGTTTAAAACTTAGAATAAGgtttcaattttggtctgtttctcaaccaaactgaTCGTATTGCTTCAGATTAAACTACTGGTtcatgatgcctttatgtcctttttggagcttgaacttgcattgtatggacaaaaacacctcatacatccttcaaaaaaatcttcgcttgtgttctgcagaagtcacgagtttgagatatcatgagggtgagtaaataatgagagaattacacacacactttttaaatTACTCTTGTCCCCTTCACCCTCTTGGTTGTTTGCACCTTCTGGTGTCACCCTCCCCTGTGTTAATGGCCCATTTTCACCCCTGGCCCCAGTGCAGCTGCACACCTGCTTGTAGTAACGCCACTGACAAACGgtaattttgttaaaatattttagtgtTATTTGTGGGGTATTCACTTATGAAACGACATATGCAAAACAGTGTTAATACTTGTGTCGTTAATTTCATGTTTTGCACTTTACAATGCAGCTGATATAATCATGAATCATTTGTTACATCGctgagtcattttaaatgaatgtatatGTAATATTTCAAAGTTAAATATAGCCTATGCTTAAAATGGTGCAATCTTGAAAGAAATCATGACCATTTACGAGACATGTCCATGTTTCTTATACTACATAAATTCTAACAATGTTGATGTGTTATTCATCTTACTCAgtcattttactgcatttattattgTAAAGAACAACATGGCAGCATGACTTAAAGTTTGTGGGCAAACACCAAATGTTATAGTGTATTAAGTTGCAAGTTTGTCATTTTTATCATAATGTTTCCTCAATTTTGGATATAATATGAGTGTAAACAATTAGTGtgctaaaatcacttattaatcttttctgtgtaaagttaaaaaaactattttattatgtcacaaatgctgtcgattgagcataacttctTGAACCTGTAGTATTCCTTTTAATAACTTCTGATTGTTATATCAAAGCCATCTTTGATGTTTCTGGTCTACGaatttaaataatcttttgttTACAACCACAtttatacgttttttttttagcaccaataacattacaataataattatataaagaacaaatcTTCAACAGTGTATTTCTGTTGACAATAAAGAAGGTTCTTTTTGAAGAACCTTTTTATAGGACAGTAgtagtgggaagttcggatcattttactgactcggatctttgagtctcgttcagcaaaatgaacgaatcttttttcgagtcatttcgttcatttcagcagaatataattaaatgtcatgttaaatagcacaaaacatcaagtagtgtacttacgaaaatgttgattcaatttgaaataaataaataaaaataaactataatgcagccaaagccaatttataagaaaccgaaatgttaatttattaattgggtcttaagtttaagctattgcagttagttcacctcacctcctttttctccgcctcttgtgtcatcgggttcgaacttcaaaacgttaaaaatacttagttgtcgatgtcgactcgtcagtgtctgtgtgtgggccgtgtggtgtgacacagcagccaatgcactcactgactgcatgcacatgcagcataccggtccggatccggaaagataaatgattagttcaagtctcgactctcgagtcttcgggtttgggtgctatgggtttgtgagtctgacttgaagaacgaacgactcgaaccgaagagacgaactaatcatttctctttccggtactgacagcatagtctctatgggactgacaggaagaacgaaagactcggacccggccgaacccaaagactcgcgaaagatgaactaatcatttatgacttcatgtaccttatgcgatgttgcgcgcatgcgcggtcaacacaaaatgaacgaatcactctctgagacaactcggtagtcccgagtcatattaaagattcgttcaaaatgaacgaatcgttcatgaacgacacatcagGCCCTCACAAGCGTTCATGTTAGAACCGCATCACGCCTGTAGGCGGCAGCAACGCTGCTTGAGCTGCGCTGCGGGTCTGTGTCTCAATAGAAGAAGAGATGCAGGTTGTGTTGAGTGATGTGATATCCGCCCTCCTTCAACAACATAACAGAACATACTGAAAAGCCCCCAGCTTACAGCTGTTCCTCAACCATCATCTTCTGTAATGAACACACTGTCAGCTTGACATCCCTCCGCTTCACGGTCTCGTCACTATCAGTGTTAGTGTGGTAAGTGTCGTGATGTCTCGAGGATGCTAACATGCTAACTCACATTGCTGTTATCTGCAGTCTCTGAATAGAAACATGGCAAATCCTTTGGTGAGATCTCAATTTTCACtcaatttattttagatttttttcttcctGGTTGGTTAAGATAAAGTGTTTAGGTTAATATATATTCCTCTTTTAGTCGTGTAGGTGTTCGAGTTTGCTTGCTTAATGActttatgtaaataaaca is from Xyrauchen texanus isolate HMW12.3.18 chromosome 8, RBS_HiC_50CHRs, whole genome shotgun sequence and encodes:
- the LOC127647751 gene encoding dnaJ homolog subfamily B member 1-like, with amino-acid sequence MGKDYYRILGIEKGASDDEIKKAYRKQALRFHPDKNKSAGAEDKFKEIAEAYDVLSDAKKKEIYDRYGEDGLKGHASGSTNGPSYTFHGDPHAMFAEFFGGRSPFDQFFTSAGGAGDDMDIDDPFAAFGMGGMGGFPRSFKSRVAGAQGGREKKKDPPVVHELKVSLEEVFSGCTKKMKISRKRLNPDGCTVRTEDKILTVNIKRGWKEGTKITFPKEGDETPTNIPADIVFVVKDKTHLVFRRDGSDIIYAAKISLRDALCGCTISAPTLDGRSVTVTSRDVIKPGMKKRIVGEGLPLSRCPEKRGDMVLEFIVKFPDKLAPSAREVLVQILPP